Proteins found in one Pectobacterium atrosepticum genomic segment:
- a CDS encoding FidL, translated as MLIIKVRKKIFCTMVVLFISFSLGIVFYLKSNLYRKPLICQAEVKIKSEEPRVRKEYDIYFYLNKQNRALVLVNGFYIGENDVPLTIRRTFSFDSVWEENRLVVNNIAMNKNVNDNSPDEAIPILAENDVIQFEMLTKHVYLISTVQSKMACNIRD; from the coding sequence ATGTTAATAATTAAAGTCAGGAAGAAGATTTTTTGCACCATGGTGGTGCTTTTTATTTCATTCTCTCTGGGGATCGTTTTTTATTTAAAAAGCAATTTATACAGAAAACCGCTGATATGTCAGGCGGAGGTGAAGATTAAATCAGAAGAGCCGCGCGTCAGAAAGGAATATGACATCTATTTTTATCTTAATAAACAAAATAGGGCGCTGGTTTTGGTCAACGGCTTTTACATTGGTGAAAATGACGTACCGCTGACGATCCGGCGCACGTTCAGTTTTGATTCTGTTTGGGAGGAGAACCGGCTGGTGGTGAACAATATCGCGATGAATAAGAATGTTAATGATAATTCACCCGATGAGGCGATCCCTATCCTGGCTGAAAATGATGTCATTCAGTTTGAAATGCTGACGAAGCATGTTTATCTGATTAGCACCGTTCAATCAAAGATGGCATGCAACATCCGCGATTAA
- a CDS encoding TetR family transcriptional regulator, translating into MKETTKALKDKILDGAIELFIEKGIEKVTTRELAEHVGISRSHLYHYFPDWQTLSIEALTVFMQKDLEDVAAEIATLAPKEKLHGLVKNYLPDTTDVIWNLYGSLWQLAIHNTAYAALAHVMTEKWSALLENIIASGVASGAFKSADTQRVSRQLDALLNGYSDHLIINPAPDDFQQAIEDIDDFIQRVL; encoded by the coding sequence ATGAAAGAGACGACGAAAGCGCTAAAAGACAAAATCCTTGATGGCGCAATCGAGCTATTTATTGAGAAAGGCATAGAGAAAGTGACAACGCGCGAACTGGCAGAGCACGTCGGCATTTCGCGCAGCCATCTTTATCACTACTTTCCTGACTGGCAGACGCTGTCGATTGAGGCGTTAACGGTGTTTATGCAGAAAGATTTGGAAGACGTCGCGGCAGAAATCGCCACACTAGCACCGAAAGAGAAACTGCACGGGTTGGTGAAAAATTATCTGCCAGATACCACTGACGTCATCTGGAATCTTTATGGATCGCTATGGCAATTGGCGATTCACAATACTGCTTACGCAGCGCTCGCCCATGTGATGACAGAGAAGTGGTCTGCCTTACTGGAAAACATTATTGCATCAGGCGTTGCGTCCGGAGCCTTTAAAAGTGCCGATACCCAGCGAGTCTCCCGCCAGTTGGACGCACTGCTAAACGGCTATTCTGACCATCTGATTATTAACCCAGCGCCTGACGATTTTCAGCAAGCAATTGAAGATATTGATGATTTTATACAACGTGTGTTGTGA
- a CDS encoding sulfite exporter TauE/SafE family protein yields MAPELFILIPIAFIAGAINAAVGGGGLISMPMFYSTLPHFTPAQIMGIDKFSSVMGHLMSIRQFAARLRLPWRLMLPTVLSAITGAYIGIRMLDFMPSSWMRPVIIVVLAIMVAYTWFRPSFGSQDTSREPTQSDLIKGAALGLIIGFYDGFIGPGTGSFLLFLFVRFFHFDFLRATACAKVVNFGTNSATLIFLIPAGLINYGLALPLGIAAIFGSIAGTQLALKGGNYWIRRLFLILAVTLLIKLLWETLQH; encoded by the coding sequence ATGGCGCCCGAGCTATTTATCCTCATTCCAATCGCATTCATTGCAGGTGCCATTAATGCCGCCGTTGGTGGCGGTGGACTCATCAGTATGCCGATGTTTTACAGCACGCTTCCCCATTTCACACCAGCCCAAATTATGGGGATCGATAAGTTCTCTTCCGTTATGGGGCACTTAATGTCCATACGGCAGTTCGCAGCCCGATTGCGCTTACCGTGGCGACTCATGCTTCCAACGGTCCTCTCAGCTATCACCGGTGCCTACATTGGAATCCGTATGTTGGATTTCATGCCTTCCTCTTGGATGCGCCCGGTAATTATTGTGGTATTGGCGATCATGGTAGCTTACACATGGTTTCGCCCCAGCTTTGGAAGCCAGGATACCAGTAGGGAGCCAACACAAAGCGACCTCATCAAAGGTGCCGCTCTTGGGCTTATAATTGGATTTTATGACGGCTTCATTGGGCCAGGAACGGGCAGCTTTTTACTCTTCCTTTTCGTTCGTTTTTTCCATTTTGATTTTCTACGGGCAACAGCCTGCGCCAAGGTTGTCAATTTCGGCACCAACTCCGCCACGCTCATTTTCCTGATTCCAGCTGGACTGATTAATTACGGGCTTGCGCTACCGCTTGGTATCGCAGCCATTTTCGGTTCAATTGCAGGTACTCAGCTAGCGTTAAAAGGCGGGAATTACTGGATTCGTCGCCTATTTCTCATATTGGCGGTGACGCTACTCATTAAGCTGCTGTGGGAAACGCTCCAGCATTAA
- a CDS encoding TetR/AcrR family transcriptional regulator: MSKPQARQRLSREERHVQLIQAAWQIIREEGTEALTLGHLAEQAGVTKPVVYDHFTNRSGLLAALYKEYDARQTAIMDGIIRKTEPVLDKLAAVIATSYIDCVLLQGREMPNVMAALTGTPELEHIRQEYDAIFTEKCRALFAPFCADQPPHDAALRAMIGSAEGLSYAAVKGIITEQQAKDELFHVIISMVKRCSAGR; this comes from the coding sequence ATGTCCAAACCGCAGGCACGACAGCGTTTATCAAGAGAAGAGCGCCATGTACAACTGATACAAGCCGCCTGGCAGATTATTCGGGAGGAAGGTACGGAGGCGCTGACGCTAGGGCATCTGGCAGAACAGGCTGGCGTAACGAAACCAGTGGTTTATGATCACTTTACTAACCGTTCGGGGCTGTTAGCTGCACTTTACAAGGAATATGATGCTCGCCAGACGGCGATTATGGATGGCATTATCCGTAAAACAGAACCTGTGCTTGACAAGCTGGCAGCGGTGATTGCCACCTCATACATTGATTGCGTGCTGCTTCAGGGACGTGAAATGCCCAACGTCATGGCTGCACTCACCGGCACTCCCGAGCTTGAACACATCAGGCAAGAGTACGATGCCATTTTCACAGAGAAATGCCGCGCTCTTTTTGCTCCATTCTGTGCAGACCAACCACCTCATGACGCTGCGCTACGGGCGATGATCGGCTCCGCGGAAGGATTATCTTATGCCGCGGTTAAAGGAATTATTACGGAACAACAGGCTAAGGATGAGCTATTCCATGTGATTATTTCTATGGTGAAAAGGTGCAGCGCTGGGCGCTAA
- a CDS encoding flavodoxin family protein gives MHALLVVSHPVNTSLTHSVATSIAEGIVGVNPKNTFEIADLTQEGFNPVFSVADMAAFQCTGATSPDVIAQQSRIDNADALVLVFPIYWWSMPGLLKGWIDRVFANGWAYEETADGHVIKKLGHLPVHLVALGAANQRTFAKRGYADAFHAQITHGIFDYCGAPVLTSEMLLMPELGTPEACIDAARHIGEKVFR, from the coding sequence ATGCATGCATTACTTGTCGTTTCTCATCCTGTTAATACCTCACTCACCCATAGTGTCGCTACCTCCATTGCGGAAGGGATTGTTGGAGTAAACCCGAAAAATACGTTTGAAATCGCAGATCTTACCCAGGAAGGCTTTAATCCGGTGTTTTCTGTGGCAGATATGGCGGCTTTTCAGTGTACAGGTGCAACATCGCCTGATGTTATTGCGCAACAGTCTCGTATTGATAACGCAGATGCGCTGGTACTGGTGTTCCCGATTTATTGGTGGTCCATGCCTGGGCTGTTGAAAGGCTGGATTGACCGCGTTTTTGCAAACGGCTGGGCCTATGAAGAAACGGCTGATGGGCATGTGATAAAGAAACTGGGGCATTTACCGGTGCACCTTGTGGCTCTTGGGGCTGCCAACCAGAGAACATTTGCAAAGCGTGGCTACGCGGATGCCTTTCATGCGCAGATCACACATGGGATTTTTGACTACTGCGGTGCACCAGTCTTGACGTCGGAAATGCTGTTGATGCCGGAGCTGGGAACACCGGAGGCATGTATCGATGCCGCACGTCATATTGGTGAGAAAGTTTTCCGATAA
- a CDS encoding GNAT family N-acetyltransferase has protein sequence MKIEQLSTLSESLDELVVLLNDCVESGASIGFLAPLEAGEAKRYWQAVAADLAEGDRTLLVAREAERITGAVQISYCPKKNGNHRAEVEKLMVHTAFRQRGIAQQLMAEVERQAQANRRTLLVLDTRTNDTASILYRKSGYQEAGQIPQFARSSAGTLDGTTFFYKLL, from the coding sequence ATGAAAATTGAGCAATTGAGTACTCTGTCAGAAAGCCTTGATGAGTTAGTTGTCTTACTGAATGATTGTGTGGAAAGTGGGGCGTCCATCGGTTTTCTTGCGCCACTGGAAGCCGGTGAAGCAAAACGTTATTGGCAGGCGGTCGCTGCCGATCTGGCTGAAGGCGATCGTACGTTATTGGTAGCGCGTGAAGCGGAGCGCATCACGGGCGCAGTGCAGATCAGCTATTGTCCAAAGAAAAATGGCAACCACCGTGCTGAAGTAGAAAAACTAATGGTGCATACGGCATTTCGTCAGCGCGGCATTGCTCAGCAGTTAATGGCAGAAGTAGAACGCCAGGCACAGGCCAATCGGCGCACCCTACTCGTCCTTGATACCCGCACCAATGACACGGCATCCATTTTGTATCGTAAATCAGGCTATCAGGAAGCGGGGCAAATCCCACAGTTTGCTCGCAGCTCCGCCGGTACTCTCGATGGCACAACCTTCTTTTATAAATTGCTATAG
- a CDS encoding LysR family transcriptional regulator, translated as MATLNLAHLTTFRMVISRGSFSGAAEALGLSQPAVSLQIRQLEQVFQARLIERTSRGIRPTPAGMTLSEHCMKIDAVVSAAVESVSLHSDDITGTVTVGTGATACIHLLPPLLQQLRQTHPLLKVDVRTGNTSDIVRGVEENRIDIGLVTLPAAGKCLSVNPLGTDEFVIIMEKDTLGQSTKPLSPDDLLSLPLIIFEPGSGTRALIDEWFRYAGHVASPVMELGSIEAIKRMVRAGLGYSIVPRMSVRSMGERQGLSVYSMVPFLYRTLATVMREDRIVSRGISEVLKRLNGSFAKDE; from the coding sequence ATGGCAACCCTGAACCTTGCTCACCTTACTACCTTCAGGATGGTCATCAGCCGGGGCAGTTTCTCCGGGGCAGCAGAAGCTCTCGGACTGTCACAGCCAGCCGTCAGCCTGCAGATAAGACAGTTGGAGCAGGTATTTCAGGCCCGTCTTATTGAGAGAACCAGCCGGGGAATAAGGCCAACGCCTGCTGGAATGACTCTATCTGAGCACTGTATGAAAATTGATGCAGTGGTAAGTGCGGCGGTTGAATCAGTGTCCCTGCATTCAGACGATATAACCGGCACCGTCACTGTCGGTACCGGCGCAACGGCCTGCATTCATCTTCTGCCACCCTTACTGCAGCAGTTACGACAGACGCATCCTCTGTTGAAAGTGGACGTACGCACTGGCAATACTTCAGATATTGTGCGAGGCGTGGAAGAAAATCGTATAGATATTGGTCTGGTAACACTGCCGGCAGCAGGTAAATGCCTGAGCGTTAACCCTCTGGGTACGGATGAGTTTGTCATCATCATGGAAAAAGATACCTTAGGGCAGAGTACTAAGCCGCTGTCTCCGGACGACCTTTTGTCACTGCCGCTGATTATCTTTGAACCCGGAAGCGGGACCCGCGCCCTGATTGATGAGTGGTTCCGTTATGCCGGGCATGTTGCCAGTCCTGTGATGGAGCTTGGCAGTATTGAAGCCATTAAAAGGATGGTTCGTGCCGGTTTGGGCTACAGCATCGTTCCCCGCATGTCCGTTAGAAGCATGGGAGAAAGACAGGGGCTCAGCGTGTATTCCATGGTGCCCTTTCTGTACCGGACCCTCGCGACGGTAATGCGGGAGGATCGGATTGTCAGCAGAGGAATCAGCGAGGTGCTGAAAAGACTAAACGGCAGTTTTGCAAAAGATGAGTGA
- a CDS encoding N-acetyltransferase family protein yields the protein MEITEADERHIPAIQQIYAYHVLHGTATFETEPPDAVEMAIRLKKVLAAGLPWFVVVDEGQVRGYCYLSFYRERFAYRFTLEDSIYIDPTFQGRGIGKRLLSRAVMWAEARGFRQLVAVVGNSENTASLALHRAAGFSITGTLTSVGFKHGRWLDTVILQRTLGQGDTTLPEYND from the coding sequence ATGGAAATAACTGAAGCAGATGAACGACATATTCCTGCTATCCAGCAGATTTATGCTTATCACGTATTACATGGCACCGCCACTTTTGAAACCGAACCGCCGGATGCGGTTGAAATGGCAATTCGCTTGAAAAAAGTGCTTGCAGCAGGGTTGCCCTGGTTTGTCGTGGTTGATGAAGGACAGGTCCGGGGATACTGCTACCTGTCTTTTTACCGGGAACGGTTTGCCTACCGCTTCACCCTGGAAGACTCTATATATATTGACCCCACGTTTCAAGGGCGGGGTATCGGCAAACGGCTGTTGTCCCGTGCAGTAATGTGGGCTGAAGCCCGTGGCTTTCGTCAGCTCGTAGCCGTGGTGGGTAACAGTGAGAATACAGCCTCCCTTGCCCTGCATCGTGCCGCGGGCTTCAGCATCACTGGCACACTCACGTCCGTAGGGTTCAAACACGGGCGCTGGCTCGATACGGTCATCCTGCAGCGTACGCTCGGACAGGGTGATACCACGCTTCCAGAGTACAACGATTGA
- a CDS encoding MFS transporter codes for MTGGHLTGRTVFCTGMTQLINWGITFYMPGVFGTAIMAETGWSPVVIFSGLTVAMLVMGLVSPLTGPVMARTGGRALMMAGTLAIAVGCFLMAFIHSTAAWITIWILMGAGMRLALYDAAFALLVETAGADARRAVSLVTLLGGLASAVFWPAGAALLHVTDWRHAVIVYGCAGLVSLLFLTAVPAGHRVKPPAAGRSGFPASGTAENRKAFISGLWYAALIALLSFVSTGVSTHLPQILAAYGMPALAGMLWGVGQVGARLLDVISGARISALRLNLIIGILLPICFLVGLAGNITPVATVFFVLAYGAVNGLCTVVKALLPLMLFDPQRYARKTGLLLSPGFFLAALAPSAYAMLLEQYGVHGTLLVSTILTLFITAISVVLWRRHSGSAAQN; via the coding sequence TTGACAGGCGGACATCTGACTGGCCGCACCGTTTTCTGCACTGGGATGACGCAGCTTATCAACTGGGGGATCACGTTCTACATGCCGGGTGTCTTCGGAACCGCCATCATGGCTGAAACGGGCTGGTCTCCTGTTGTAATATTTTCCGGCCTGACTGTTGCCATGCTGGTTATGGGACTGGTTTCACCGCTAACTGGGCCCGTTATGGCACGTACCGGCGGACGAGCATTGATGATGGCGGGTACTCTCGCCATTGCCGTCGGGTGTTTTCTGATGGCTTTTATCCATTCAACAGCCGCGTGGATTACGATCTGGATCCTGATGGGAGCTGGTATGCGGCTTGCCCTGTACGACGCCGCGTTTGCCCTGCTTGTGGAAACCGCAGGTGCAGATGCACGTCGGGCAGTCTCTCTGGTCACTCTGTTGGGGGGCCTCGCTTCAGCTGTGTTCTGGCCTGCAGGCGCTGCCCTGTTGCACGTCACTGACTGGCGGCATGCCGTTATCGTTTACGGCTGTGCAGGGCTGGTGAGTTTGCTTTTTCTGACTGCCGTTCCGGCAGGCCATCGGGTAAAACCTCCCGCTGCTGGCCGGTCTGGTTTTCCGGCATCGGGGACAGCAGAGAATCGAAAAGCATTTATTAGCGGCCTGTGGTATGCTGCCTTGATTGCGCTGCTCAGCTTTGTCTCCACCGGCGTATCCACGCATTTACCCCAGATACTGGCCGCTTATGGCATGCCCGCCCTGGCTGGCATGCTCTGGGGCGTGGGACAGGTGGGTGCCCGCCTGCTGGACGTGATTTCTGGCGCACGAATCTCCGCGCTACGTCTTAATCTTATTATCGGCATCCTGCTGCCGATCTGCTTTCTGGTCGGTCTTGCGGGCAATATTACCCCAGTCGCTACAGTCTTCTTTGTTCTGGCTTACGGGGCCGTGAACGGGCTTTGTACTGTCGTAAAGGCCCTACTTCCTCTTATGCTATTTGATCCGCAGCGGTACGCCCGCAAAACAGGCTTACTGCTGTCACCGGGTTTTTTCCTCGCGGCGCTGGCCCCGTCTGCGTATGCCATGCTGTTGGAGCAGTACGGTGTACACGGCACGCTGCTTGTTTCCACCATCTTGACCTTGTTCATTACGGCAATTTCTGTGGTGCTCTGGAGACGCCATTCCGGCTCTGCTGCACAGAACTAG
- a CDS encoding DUF1778 domain-containing protein → MPATNSVSVKRETLNLRIKPAERDLIDRAAKAKGKNRTDFVLEAARAAAEEALIDQRIIMADPDAYQEFLVRLDQAPSPNAALRKTMQTPAPWEQKK, encoded by the coding sequence ATGCCAGCAACGAACAGCGTTTCAGTTAAACGCGAAACACTAAATTTACGTATCAAGCCTGCTGAACGCGATCTTATTGATCGAGCTGCGAAGGCCAAAGGGAAAAATCGCACTGATTTTGTCCTCGAAGCTGCTCGCGCGGCCGCAGAGGAAGCGTTGATCGATCAGCGCATTATCATGGCAGATCCTGATGCCTATCAGGAATTCCTTGTTCGCTTGGATCAAGCTCCTTCGCCGAATGCCGCACTGCGTAAAACCATGCAAACACCTGCACCGTGGGAGCAGAAAAAATGA
- a CDS encoding GNAT family N-acetyltransferase — protein sequence MDNWLKQRAMKNQISGASRTFVSCDGPKVLAYYSLASSAVATNAAPGRFRRNMPDPIPAVVLGRLAVDKSLHGQGVGRALVRDAGLRVIQVADTIGIRGMLVHALSDEAREFYLRVEFEPSPIDPMMLMVTLGDLVSSI from the coding sequence ATGGACAACTGGCTGAAACAACGGGCGATGAAAAATCAGATATCTGGCGCATCAAGGACTTTCGTTAGTTGCGATGGCCCAAAAGTGTTGGCGTATTACTCGCTTGCTTCCAGTGCCGTGGCAACGAATGCCGCCCCCGGACGCTTTCGCCGCAATATGCCCGATCCGATACCGGCGGTGGTGCTGGGTCGTCTGGCGGTAGATAAATCATTACATGGTCAGGGTGTTGGCCGTGCTTTGGTACGTGATGCTGGGCTAAGAGTGATTCAGGTCGCTGATACTATCGGCATTCGCGGGATGTTGGTTCATGCGCTGTCTGATGAAGCGCGGGAATTTTACCTGCGGGTGGAGTTTGAGCCTTCGCCAATTGATCCGATGATGTTGATGGTGACGTTGGGGGATTTAGTCAGTAGTATTTAA
- a CDS encoding restriction endonuclease translates to MSDSEIITSINSFDSWLLERPKWLQTAASKIIHKKAKLDDAEINEMVELCIAEVLNSKNDKLQQYTPGLLSQATVNAALRLVKLTNVQGVNALSSPGALDFGNNQLTVVYGSNGAGKSGYARLIKNICGSRNREHVLSNVFSETNIDMKASAHYSIDGGNVIEIQWTPASGPCRPLKNIQIFDSSTASSYISNKNPATYEPGKIRFIRTLIELCDDVTQRINNQKNKLTDQRPRIPDLLKNTTTAYWNNKISARTTQKEIDERCIYSDEMDRERVTGEANLLQANIPDRIKAIQLTRQSLKQITTFIYSIKSSYSDDALSSIISCNLDSSKKRKAANEASQKLFSNAPLEGVGQETWLALWQHARNYSNNVAYRNFQFPHTESNSRCVLCQQELNSEAKVRLNSFESYIKDSLEKSAKQAEALLINLYGKLISLPDDNDWNSRLHTLKLPEDSSVNIISVIRERKRLLLEVDSVEKLPHVNWDLIDKALTEIDAALNLEEKALQQLQTDHGRQALITRIDELKSIQWLSQNKKHIVDEVERLKKVAILTKALGLARTNQLSSKSNSLSQMLISEGYKERFSEELIKLGGKRLKVRPRENKKGKGETTFDIEIIDAVHSVSPSLILSEGESRIVALAAFLADMTGEQYVTPFVFDDPISSLDQDYEERVIKRLIELSEERQVIIFTHRLSLVALVEDEIKKRKIGNLGKPIVHEVLTLQSFAGRIGMHVPGNIRNQQPKKALNMLLNDALPKVKRAYDKGEVDAFDIEIKSLCSNFRIIVERCVEIILLSEVVVRFRRSVMTGNKLMSLTNISDSDCQYLENLMSRYSVFEHSQPDELPDTLPEVDILENDLNGLIKWIDEFESRKKNQ, encoded by the coding sequence ATGTCTGATAGTGAAATAATAACATCGATAAACTCATTTGATAGTTGGTTATTAGAACGGCCTAAATGGCTTCAAACTGCAGCTAGTAAAATAATTCATAAGAAAGCTAAGTTGGATGATGCTGAAATAAACGAAATGGTGGAGCTCTGCATTGCTGAAGTGTTGAATTCTAAAAATGATAAATTGCAACAATATACCCCAGGATTACTTTCTCAGGCCACAGTTAACGCCGCATTACGGTTAGTGAAACTAACCAACGTACAAGGTGTTAACGCGTTAAGTTCTCCCGGAGCTCTCGATTTTGGAAATAATCAACTGACAGTGGTTTATGGTTCGAATGGTGCAGGTAAATCAGGTTATGCTCGCCTAATTAAAAATATTTGCGGATCAAGAAATCGTGAGCATGTCTTGAGTAATGTTTTTTCCGAAACTAACATAGACATGAAAGCTTCTGCTCATTACAGTATTGATGGTGGAAATGTTATTGAAATTCAATGGACGCCGGCTTCAGGGCCTTGTAGGCCGTTAAAAAACATTCAAATTTTCGATTCCAGCACTGCATCTTCATATATATCGAATAAAAACCCTGCAACATATGAACCCGGGAAAATTAGATTTATACGTACATTGATAGAACTGTGCGATGATGTTACTCAACGGATAAATAATCAAAAGAATAAATTAACTGATCAAAGGCCTAGAATTCCAGATTTACTTAAAAATACGACTACTGCATATTGGAATAATAAAATATCGGCAAGAACTACTCAGAAAGAGATTGATGAACGCTGCATTTATAGTGATGAGATGGACCGCGAAAGAGTTACAGGAGAAGCAAATCTTTTACAGGCTAATATTCCTGATAGAATCAAAGCTATACAGCTAACAAGACAATCTTTGAAGCAAATCACGACATTTATTTACAGTATAAAGAGCTCTTATAGTGATGATGCCTTATCCTCAATAATTTCTTGTAATCTTGATTCTTCTAAAAAAAGAAAAGCAGCAAATGAAGCTTCTCAAAAACTTTTCAGCAATGCACCACTCGAAGGTGTTGGTCAGGAAACTTGGCTAGCTCTATGGCAACATGCCAGAAATTATTCAAACAATGTTGCATATAGAAATTTTCAGTTTCCCCATACAGAAAGTAATTCCCGGTGTGTCCTTTGTCAGCAAGAATTGAACAGTGAGGCTAAGGTTCGCTTAAACTCATTTGAGTCATATATAAAAGATAGTTTAGAAAAAAGTGCAAAACAGGCTGAGGCATTACTTATAAATTTATATGGTAAGCTTATTTCTCTACCTGATGATAATGATTGGAATTCTAGGTTACACACATTAAAATTACCTGAGGATAGTAGTGTTAACATAATCAGCGTAATTAGAGAGAGAAAGAGGTTGTTACTAGAGGTTGACTCGGTTGAAAAATTACCTCACGTCAATTGGGATTTGATTGATAAAGCTCTCACTGAAATTGATGCTGCACTAAATCTTGAAGAGAAAGCATTGCAGCAACTACAGACAGATCATGGAAGGCAAGCATTAATCACAAGGATTGATGAGCTAAAGTCAATTCAATGGCTGAGTCAAAATAAAAAACATATAGTTGATGAGGTTGAAAGACTAAAAAAAGTAGCCATTTTGACCAAAGCATTAGGACTGGCACGAACTAATCAGTTGTCATCCAAAAGTAATAGTCTTTCTCAAATGTTAATCAGCGAAGGTTATAAAGAAAGATTTTCGGAGGAATTAATTAAATTAGGTGGGAAAAGATTAAAGGTCAGGCCTAGAGAAAATAAAAAAGGAAAAGGTGAGACTACTTTTGATATAGAAATAATTGATGCAGTGCATTCAGTTTCTCCATCACTAATTCTAAGTGAAGGGGAGTCCAGAATAGTCGCATTAGCAGCTTTCTTGGCGGATATGACTGGTGAGCAATACGTTACTCCTTTTGTTTTTGATGATCCAATATCTTCACTTGATCAAGACTATGAAGAACGAGTTATAAAAAGGCTCATTGAGCTTTCTGAAGAACGTCAAGTCATTATTTTTACTCATCGATTATCGCTTGTTGCTTTAGTTGAAGATGAAATTAAAAAACGAAAAATCGGTAATTTAGGAAAACCTATAGTGCATGAAGTTCTTACGTTACAGAGCTTTGCTGGGCGTATAGGAATGCATGTTCCTGGTAATATAAGAAATCAACAGCCTAAAAAAGCATTAAACATGCTGTTAAATGATGCTTTACCTAAAGTGAAAAGGGCTTATGATAAAGGTGAAGTAGATGCTTTTGATATTGAAATAAAAAGTTTATGTAGTAATTTTAGGATAATAGTTGAGCGTTGTGTTGAAATTATACTTCTTTCTGAAGTTGTGGTTAGGTTTAGAAGGAGTGTAATGACGGGAAATAAATTAATGTCATTAACTAATATTAGTGATTCAGACTGTCAGTATCTTGAAAATCTGATGTCACGATACTCCGTCTTTGAGCATTCTCAACCAGATGAGCTTCCAGATACCTTACCAGAGGTTGATATTCTTGAAAATGATCTAAATGGTTTGATTAAATGGATTGATGAGTTCGAGTCCCGTAAGAAAAATCAATAG
- the ccdA gene encoding type II toxin-antitoxin system antitoxin CcdA codes for MKRWISIAVNKDDKQTPNATWIPISGLTNDVIDKEDHRIKTEVWKKENREGMEDVARFITQNGSFADENRNW; via the coding sequence ATGAAACGCTGGATTAGTATTGCCGTGAACAAAGACGATAAGCAGACCCCCAATGCTACTTGGATACCTATTTCTGGTCTGACGAATGACGTCATAGACAAAGAAGACCACCGCATCAAAACTGAGGTGTGGAAGAAGGAAAACCGTGAAGGGATGGAAGACGTCGCCAGATTTATTACCCAGAATGGTTCTTTTGCTGATGAAAACAGGAACTGGTGA
- a CDS encoding XRE family transcriptional regulator translates to MASVYSDEYQIVIKALREARIAKGITQVNLALALDRPQSFIAKVENGERRLDIVEFIHIARLLSLDPASIIAKIPAKYKALS, encoded by the coding sequence ATGGCTTCTGTTTACTCTGATGAATATCAAATCGTTATCAAGGCATTACGTGAAGCGCGCATTGCCAAAGGGATCACGCAGGTAAACCTGGCGCTAGCGCTGGATCGTCCTCAGTCGTTTATCGCCAAGGTTGAGAACGGGGAAAGAAGGTTAGACATCGTAGAATTTATCCATATCGCCCGTTTACTTTCTCTGGACCCCGCCAGCATTATTGCTAAGATCCCTGCAAAATATAAAGCACTTAGTTAA
- a CDS encoding XRE family transcriptional regulator translates to MASIYSNEYQSVIKILREARIEKGMTQENLANALGRPQSFVAKIENGERRLDVVEFVHIAHLLSVDASTVLERIVHKIQTNSIK, encoded by the coding sequence ATGGCATCGATTTATTCAAATGAATATCAATCAGTTATAAAAATACTGCGAGAGGCCAGAATCGAAAAAGGCATGACCCAAGAAAATTTGGCGAACGCTTTAGGTCGACCTCAGTCTTTTGTCGCCAAAATCGAGAATGGGGAACGTAGGCTGGATGTTGTTGAATTTGTCCACATCGCTCACCTGCTATCTGTAGACGCTTCCACTGTTTTAGAAAGAATAGTGCATAAAATACAGACAAATAGCATTAAGTAA